A single genomic interval of Crocosphaera sp. UHCC 0190 harbors:
- the purC gene encoding phosphoribosylaminoimidazolesuccinocarboxamide synthase has protein sequence MEKLYEGKAKILYPTDDPEVLLTHFKDDATAFNAQKRGTIQGKGEINCKISTALFQWLESQDIATHFLEQPSPDQMLVRRVKILPLEVVIRNIAAGSLCRQTGLKEGQILSFPLVEFYLKNDELGDPLLTRDRILILELATPEQLEKLQNLALTINQYLQQFFESCQITLVDFKLEFGIDSQGRLLLADEISPDTCRLWDQTETDPQARVLDKDRFRRDLGQVEAAYQQVQQRVLAKLSQGKI, from the coding sequence ATGGAAAAACTCTACGAAGGCAAAGCAAAAATTCTTTATCCCACCGACGATCCAGAGGTATTGCTAACCCATTTTAAAGATGATGCAACCGCCTTTAATGCCCAGAAACGGGGAACCATTCAGGGGAAAGGAGAAATTAACTGTAAAATTTCAACTGCCCTCTTTCAATGGTTAGAATCTCAAGACATTGCCACCCATTTTCTTGAACAACCAAGCCCCGACCAAATGTTAGTAAGGCGGGTGAAAATTCTGCCCCTTGAAGTCGTGATAAGAAACATTGCCGCCGGAAGTTTATGTCGTCAAACCGGATTAAAAGAAGGTCAAATTTTATCTTTTCCCTTGGTAGAATTTTACCTAAAAAATGATGAATTAGGAGATCCCTTATTAACCCGTGATCGCATCTTAATTCTTGAACTAGCCACTCCCGAACAACTAGAAAAACTGCAAAATCTTGCCCTAACCATCAATCAATATTTGCAGCAATTTTTCGAGAGTTGTCAAATTACTCTGGTGGATTTTAAGCTGGAATTTGGCATTGATAGTCAAGGAAGACTCTTATTAGCGGATGAAATTAGTCCTGATACTTGTCGCCTTTGGGATCAAACCGAAACAGATCCCCAGGCCAGAGTCCTTGATAAAGATCGATTTCGTCGAGATTTAGGCCAAGTGGAAGCCGCTTATCAACAAGTACAACAGCGAGTCTTAGCAAAATTATCCCAAGGTAAAATCTAA
- the purS gene encoding phosphoribosylformylglycinamidine synthase subunit PurS has translation MSQQYHCRIYVTLRPSVLDPAGVAVQSGLQQLGYEGVEKVRIGKYIELTMTAENESQAQQQLDEMCDRLLANPVIENYRFEITASQTVVG, from the coding sequence ATGTCTCAACAATATCACTGTCGCATCTATGTTACTCTCAGACCATCGGTTTTAGATCCCGCCGGAGTAGCAGTACAGTCTGGACTCCAACAATTAGGATACGAAGGGGTAGAAAAGGTGAGAATTGGCAAGTATATTGAGCTTACCATGACTGCTGAGAATGAAAGTCAGGCCCAGCAACAATTAGATGAAATGTGCGATCGCCTTTTAGCTAACCCTGTCATTGAAAATTATCGCTTTGAAATTACCGCTAGTCAAACCGTTGTAGGGTAA
- the cobM gene encoding precorrin-4 C(11)-methyltransferase, translated as MLPLKPAVYFIGAGPGDPELLTLKAYKIISQADVILYANSLVPQQILKDVRDDANIIPTGNKTLEDIVTMMIDNVKNNCSVVRLHSGDLTLYSAIHEQIQRLEAENIPFELIPGISAFQAAAAKIGTELTIPDLVQTIILTRISGSASQVPDTEELSSLAAHQASLCLYLAARHVETSQEKLLKYYPSNTPVAICFRIGWPDEKIYIVPLEKMAEVTQAENLIRTTLYLISPALNPSKNHRSHLYHPDHFHLFRPH; from the coding sequence ATGCTCCCTTTAAAACCTGCGGTTTATTTCATTGGTGCGGGGCCAGGTGATCCCGAATTATTAACCTTAAAAGCCTATAAAATTATCAGTCAAGCTGATGTTATTTTGTATGCTAATTCTTTAGTACCCCAACAAATATTAAAGGATGTTCGTGATGATGCCAATATAATTCCCACAGGCAACAAAACCTTAGAAGACATCGTGACAATGATGATTGATAACGTAAAAAATAATTGTTCAGTGGTGCGTTTACATTCAGGAGATTTAACCTTATATAGTGCTATCCATGAACAAATACAAAGACTTGAAGCCGAAAATATTCCCTTTGAATTAATTCCTGGAATTAGTGCCTTTCAAGCAGCAGCCGCAAAAATTGGCACAGAATTAACCATTCCCGACTTAGTACAGACAATTATTTTAACCCGTATTAGTGGCAGTGCGTCTCAAGTTCCTGATACAGAAGAATTAAGCAGTTTAGCGGCCCATCAAGCCAGTTTATGTCTTTATTTAGCTGCCCGTCATGTCGAAACATCTCAAGAAAAATTACTCAAATATTATCCCTCTAATACCCCAGTTGCAATTTGTTTCCGCATTGGTTGGCCCGATGAAAAAATTTACATTGTTCCCTTAGAAAAAATGGCCGAAGTAACCCAAGCAGAAAACTTGATTCGCACTACCCTTTATCTAATTAGTCCAGCCCTAAATCCCAGTAAAAATCATCGTTCTCACCTTTATCATCCCGATCATTTTCACTTATTCAGACCCCATTAG
- a CDS encoding BamA/TamA family outer membrane protein has product MVSLSEAEPSLDFPDPLGLETASDEPSETMEPFPKVFSLEKAIAAESQPVTPAESESPPRSEPGATEETPTEDPNTPPPPNIPEPVPPPEESPSPDAPPVPEGLQPPPQEGEGSSQNEPRVLVVEVLIEGVNEELKNLVYNTLQTRPGRTATRSQLQEDVNAIYATGFFANVKVTPADTPLGVQITYTVEANPVLNNVVVNTVPELEDKRALPPEVIQEIFGTQYGKILNLRDLQEGIKKLNEWYAEKGFDLAQVIGSPEVSDDGVVTLIIAEGVIENIQVRFFDAEDEPVDGRTRDFIVTREMQLKPGNVFNRRTAQFDLQRIFGLGLFEDVRISFSPGEDAREVIVNVDVVEGNTGSLAAGTGISSTSGLFGTVSYQEQNLGGNNQTIGGEVQVGERELLFDVNFTDPWIAGDPYRTAYTVNGFRRRTISLVYDGDDSSIRTLNGFDSPRVVRSGGGVSFARPLSDNPFLKPDWRLTAGVNYQRVLIENSDGDIAPLSAPLNGFPEQPLSFSDSGRDDIFTLTFAAAQDFRNNPLRPTSGYVVRLGIEQTVPVGSGNIGFTRLRGNYSYYIPVDFVDLGFIEEDQPKPQALAFNVQAGTVFEDLPPYEAFVIGGSNSVRGYNEGELGNGRSYFQATAEYRIPIIPSVGATLFFDYGTTIKSQRSVRGIPGVVRGLPSDGYGYGVGLRIQSPVGPIRVDYGITNEGDSRVHFGIGERF; this is encoded by the coding sequence ATGGTAAGCTTGAGTGAAGCGGAACCCTCCCTAGATTTTCCCGATCCTTTGGGGTTAGAAACTGCATCTGATGAACCTTCTGAGACGATGGAACCCTTTCCCAAGGTGTTTAGCTTAGAAAAAGCCATTGCCGCAGAATCACAACCTGTGACCCCTGCTGAGTCAGAGTCACCCCCAAGATCGGAACCAGGGGCCACGGAAGAAACCCCAACGGAAGATCCTAATACTCCGCCACCGCCAAACATTCCGGAACCTGTCCCCCCCCCAGAGGAGAGTCCCAGTCCCGATGCTCCACCAGTCCCAGAGGGGTTGCAACCGCCACCCCAAGAAGGGGAAGGAAGCAGCCAAAATGAGCCACGGGTATTGGTGGTAGAAGTGCTGATCGAGGGGGTCAACGAAGAATTAAAAAATTTAGTCTATAATACCCTTCAAACCAGACCAGGACGCACGGCTACCCGTTCTCAACTGCAAGAAGATGTTAACGCTATCTATGCCACCGGATTTTTTGCCAATGTGAAAGTAACCCCCGCCGATACGCCTCTAGGGGTACAAATTACCTATACTGTAGAAGCTAACCCTGTCTTAAATAATGTGGTGGTTAATACCGTCCCTGAGCTTGAAGACAAGCGGGCTTTACCTCCCGAAGTCATTCAAGAAATCTTTGGCACTCAATACGGTAAAATCCTCAATCTACGAGATTTACAAGAGGGGATCAAAAAACTCAATGAATGGTATGCCGAAAAAGGCTTTGATCTGGCCCAGGTGATCGGTTCCCCTGAAGTCAGTGATGATGGCGTTGTCACCCTAATTATTGCTGAAGGGGTGATTGAAAATATTCAAGTGCGGTTCTTTGATGCGGAAGATGAACCTGTTGACGGCAGAACCCGTGATTTTATCGTTACCCGTGAGATGCAACTCAAACCAGGGAACGTATTCAACCGCAGGACGGCCCAATTTGATTTACAGAGGATTTTTGGCTTAGGTTTGTTTGAAGATGTACGAATTTCCTTTAGTCCAGGGGAAGACGCTAGAGAAGTCATCGTTAACGTCGATGTGGTAGAAGGTAATACCGGATCATTAGCCGCAGGGACTGGGATCAGTTCTACTAGCGGACTGTTTGGGACGGTGAGTTATCAAGAACAAAACCTAGGGGGCAATAACCAAACCATCGGGGGAGAAGTGCAAGTCGGGGAACGGGAATTGCTCTTTGATGTCAATTTTACCGATCCTTGGATTGCGGGCGATCCCTATCGGACAGCTTACACGGTAAACGGGTTCCGCCGTCGTACCATTTCCCTCGTCTATGATGGGGATGACTCCTCCATTAGAACCCTCAACGGCTTTGATAGTCCTAGGGTTGTGCGCTCAGGGGGTGGGGTTTCCTTTGCTCGTCCTTTATCTGATAATCCCTTTCTCAAACCAGACTGGCGACTGACGGCCGGCGTTAACTATCAACGGGTCCTGATTGAAAACTCTGATGGTGACATTGCTCCCCTTTCTGCTCCCCTTAATGGCTTTCCTGAACAACCCCTGTCCTTTAGTGATTCGGGACGGGATGATATTTTCACCTTAACCTTTGCTGCGGCTCAAGATTTCCGCAACAACCCCTTACGGCCTACCAGTGGTTATGTGGTGCGCTTAGGAATAGAACAAACGGTTCCGGTGGGGTCAGGAAATATCGGGTTTACTCGTTTACGGGGTAACTATAGTTACTACATTCCCGTAGATTTTGTTGATTTAGGGTTTATTGAGGAAGATCAGCCTAAACCCCAAGCTCTGGCTTTTAATGTTCAAGCAGGAACGGTTTTTGAAGATTTACCTCCCTATGAAGCCTTTGTAATCGGGGGTAGTAATTCGGTGCGGGGTTACAATGAGGGGGAATTGGGTAACGGACGCAGTTACTTCCAAGCTACGGCTGAATACCGTATTCCGATTATTCCTTCTGTCGGGGCGACTCTCTTTTTTGACTACGGTACCACTATTAAATCTCAACGCTCTGTCCGAGGTATTCCTGGGGTTGTGCGGGGTTTACCCAGTGATGGCTATGGTTATGGTGTTGGGCTTAGAATTCAATCCCCTGTAGGGCCCATTCGGGTAGACTATGGGATTACTAATGAGGGTGACTCTCGTGTCCATTTTGGTATTGGGGAACGATTCTAA
- a CDS encoding energy-coupling factor transporter ATPase — MELIASLEKVSYLYPNSQQPVLKDISLEIHQGEFLGIIGPTGAGKTTLCLTLNGIVPQFYGGRFFGYVNIAGCDTLKYPVSHLARYVGAVFEDPETQLISTSVENEIAFALENLCVEREEILARIPHVLAAVRLEGTEKKHPQELSGGQKQRLAIAAALALQPTLLILDEPTSQLDPIGSQEVFSTVKELNQELGVTIVMVSHAAEEMAEFSDRLVLLSDGEIIATGKPKEIYSEIDLLTTHNLRPPQVAQTFYQIQKKGIILPEIPVTLNSGFNTIKSLEETVKISQTFQFSQPKNQGDQQPLLSTQNLSHTYEDGTQALQQVSLNIYEGEYLLIIGQNGAGKSTLVKHFLNLLQPTEGTVKIRQKDTRNLSVSELANFIGYVGQNPDNQIFNMTVEQEVAFALENVGYDEKKIEKKVTETLQEMGLLEQRHAHPLSLPKGDRARIIIAAILAMEPDIIIFDEPTTGQDYKGSRAILEVSRQLHQMGKTVIVITHHLYLMPDYAERVIVMGQGTILLDGPIRQVYHQTDLLESTYLTPPQAVLLAQKLSLFSDNNYPLLTPSEVAECFVP; from the coding sequence ATGGAATTGATTGCTAGTTTAGAGAAAGTTTCCTACTTATATCCAAATTCTCAACAACCTGTTCTCAAAGATATTTCTTTAGAAATTCATCAAGGAGAATTTTTGGGAATTATTGGCCCCACAGGGGCGGGAAAAACAACCCTTTGTTTAACCCTTAATGGCATTGTTCCGCAGTTTTATGGGGGGCGTTTTTTTGGTTATGTTAATATAGCGGGTTGTGATACCCTAAAATATCCTGTCAGTCATTTGGCCCGTTATGTAGGAGCCGTTTTTGAAGATCCGGAAACTCAATTAATCTCTACATCCGTGGAAAATGAAATTGCGTTTGCCCTAGAAAATCTTTGTGTGGAAAGAGAGGAAATTTTAGCCCGTATTCCTCATGTTTTAGCAGCAGTTCGTTTAGAAGGAACAGAAAAAAAACACCCTCAAGAATTATCAGGAGGACAAAAACAAAGACTAGCAATTGCTGCTGCTTTAGCCCTACAACCGACTTTATTAATATTAGATGAACCCACCTCTCAATTAGACCCCATTGGTTCTCAGGAAGTGTTTTCTACGGTTAAAGAACTTAACCAAGAATTGGGGGTAACAATTGTTATGGTTTCCCATGCAGCAGAAGAAATGGCAGAGTTTAGCGATCGCCTGGTTTTACTCTCTGATGGAGAAATTATTGCTACGGGAAAACCTAAGGAAATTTATTCAGAAATTGACCTATTAACAACCCATAATTTACGTCCTCCTCAAGTTGCTCAAACCTTCTATCAAATCCAGAAAAAGGGGATTATTTTACCAGAAATTCCTGTTACTTTAAATTCTGGTTTTAATACAATAAAGTCTCTCGAAGAAACAGTAAAAATTAGTCAAACCTTTCAATTTTCTCAACCGAAAAATCAAGGAGATCAACAACCTTTATTATCCACCCAAAATCTCAGCCATACCTATGAAGATGGAACCCAAGCATTACAGCAGGTTTCTTTGAATATTTATGAGGGGGAATATTTACTGATTATTGGTCAAAATGGGGCAGGGAAAAGTACCCTTGTAAAACACTTTTTAAACCTGCTACAACCGACAGAAGGAACAGTTAAAATTAGGCAAAAAGATACGAGAAATTTATCGGTAAGTGAATTAGCCAATTTTATTGGTTATGTCGGACAAAATCCCGATAATCAAATCTTTAATATGACGGTGGAACAAGAAGTAGCATTTGCCCTAGAAAATGTAGGTTATGATGAGAAAAAGATTGAGAAGAAAGTCACAGAAACCTTACAGGAAATGGGATTATTGGAACAGCGTCATGCTCATCCTTTATCCTTACCAAAAGGTGATCGCGCTAGGATTATTATTGCGGCAATTTTAGCGATGGAACCGGATATAATTATCTTTGATGAACCCACGACAGGACAAGATTATAAAGGATCTCGTGCTATTTTAGAAGTGAGTCGTCAGTTACATCAAATGGGTAAAACAGTCATCGTAATTACTCATCATTTATATTTAATGCCAGACTATGCAGAAAGAGTCATTGTCATGGGACAAGGAACCATCTTATTAGATGGGCCAATTCGTCAAGTTTATCATCAAACAGACTTATTAGAATCTACCTATCTTACCCCACCTCAAGCCGTTTTATTGGCACAAAAATTAAGCCTATTTTCTGATAATAACTATCCTTTATTAACCCCCTCTGAAGTAGCGGAGTGTTTTGTTCCATGA
- a CDS encoding energy-coupling factor transporter transmembrane component T, producing MMKFETVDHDSIFTRLDFRTKLVMMGVITLIAFIWESPITGGILTLIVAFSCLFAGVKLAYFKTVLKVMIPFYILLLVTMGFFNIEQVKTLIDREILTPIFAVPKTWWWVGGLTMNQEGIIYGLNVIFKTLTMVLIIPLGIFTTDINHMVVGMVQAKIPYKIVFIFSSTLRFFPLLLEEIEGILDAQRLRGLALENMGLIRKGKVYAAIAVPLILNAMAKSQKLEVVLQSKAFSGSSQRTYLHQSILTKTDYFTMIFFLVLLLSVIFLYFGWGVGKFPWLIYT from the coding sequence ATGATGAAATTTGAAACCGTCGATCATGACTCAATTTTTACCCGTTTAGATTTCCGAACAAAGCTAGTTATGATGGGAGTAATTACTCTAATTGCTTTTATTTGGGAAAGTCCGATAACTGGGGGAATTTTAACTTTAATTGTTGCCTTTTCTTGTTTATTTGCAGGAGTAAAACTAGCGTATTTCAAAACAGTTTTAAAAGTGATGATTCCCTTTTATATTCTACTCTTAGTTACCATGGGCTTTTTTAATATTGAACAGGTCAAAACCTTAATTGATAGAGAGATTTTAACCCCTATTTTTGCCGTTCCTAAAACTTGGTGGTGGGTAGGAGGGTTAACTATGAACCAAGAAGGAATTATCTACGGATTAAATGTTATTTTTAAGACCTTGACAATGGTTTTAATTATTCCCCTGGGTATTTTTACTACTGATATTAATCACATGGTTGTGGGAATGGTTCAAGCGAAAATACCTTATAAAATTGTCTTTATTTTTTCATCTACTTTGCGCTTCTTTCCCTTATTATTAGAAGAAATAGAAGGTATTTTAGATGCTCAACGGTTGCGAGGGTTAGCTTTAGAAAATATGGGATTAATTCGCAAAGGAAAAGTTTATGCAGCTATTGCTGTCCCCTTAATTCTTAATGCAATGGCTAAGTCCCAAAAATTAGAAGTCGTGTTACAATCAAAAGCTTTTTCAGGCAGTTCTCAACGTACCTATTTACACCAATCTATTTTAACAAAAACTGATTATTTTACGATGATTTTCTTCCTGGTTTTATTACTGTCAGTAATCTTTCTTTATTTCGGTTGGGGAGTGGGTAAGTTTCCTTGGTTAATTTATACTTAG
- a CDS encoding alpha/beta hydrolase: MVAFFSSAQRSFPKALKNLTLGTLAAILTTFPVDAAQRLVFIYGPINLSLGIDSLDTFARTGVVNRELADYMNLAGVNAEQKAEFREALSKRADINAVQLSRFLNTPTGEKILTQMGNLVSIQGGRNGKYALRGAMVQAALDPEEGLTLLNVLNHLAVNMQFNIEDIFQVAGYIELLGQATNEVVEEMRTLSSQAAQKETVPNFSTLPDIRQPGKYGVAPRRVIQLRDESRQQDFYVVLIQPQQWREGKTPVIIISHGLASRPEDFEERAKQLASYGYLVALPQHPGSDFKQLESMLNGFSRELFKLNDFVDRPLDISYLIDELERRNDREFGGRLDLKNVGVMGHSFGGYGALAVAGATLDFNRLEEVCGQRIWGPNLSLVLQCRALDLPRKDYNFRDERVISALVINPVTSVIFGAEGLSQVKIPVILGAGSSDPATPAVIEQLQAFVWINTDDKYFVLVQGQAHVNFSKLDASMKALLDSFPDLTIPKQDIMDQYGNALLVGFAEVYIAKNEAFRPFLTSAYGEYISQEPNTMYLVGSQAELPLSQLFNRLRASRIPPIFPRNIQPNN, from the coding sequence ATGGTTGCTTTTTTTTCCTCTGCTCAGCGTTCCTTCCCTAAAGCCTTAAAAAACCTAACATTAGGAACTTTAGCTGCAATTTTAACAACTTTTCCTGTTGATGCAGCCCAACGACTTGTCTTTATTTATGGCCCCATTAATTTATCCTTGGGAATTGATTCTTTAGACACCTTTGCGAGAACAGGTGTTGTTAATCGAGAATTAGCTGATTATATGAATTTGGCGGGGGTTAATGCAGAACAAAAAGCCGAATTTAGAGAAGCTTTATCAAAACGGGCTGATATTAATGCGGTGCAACTTTCTCGTTTTCTTAATACCCCAACCGGGGAAAAAATTCTCACCCAAATGGGCAATTTAGTTTCTATTCAAGGGGGACGAAATGGGAAATATGCCTTAAGAGGGGCGATGGTACAAGCAGCTTTAGATCCAGAAGAAGGACTTACTTTGCTTAATGTTTTGAACCATCTAGCTGTTAATATGCAGTTTAACATTGAAGACATTTTTCAAGTAGCAGGTTATATTGAATTATTAGGACAAGCCACTAATGAAGTTGTCGAAGAAATGAGAACCTTATCTTCTCAAGCAGCGCAAAAAGAAACCGTTCCTAATTTTTCTACCTTGCCGGATATTCGTCAACCTGGAAAGTATGGGGTTGCCCCTAGACGGGTGATTCAATTAAGAGATGAAAGTCGTCAACAAGATTTTTACGTTGTCTTGATTCAACCCCAACAATGGCGAGAAGGAAAAACCCCTGTAATTATTATATCTCATGGGTTAGCTTCCCGTCCTGAAGATTTTGAAGAGCGGGCTAAACAATTAGCTTCCTATGGCTATTTAGTGGCATTACCCCAACATCCAGGCAGCGATTTCAAACAACTTGAGTCTATGTTAAATGGCTTCTCTAGAGAGCTTTTTAAACTCAATGATTTTGTGGATCGTCCCTTAGATATTAGCTATCTAATTGATGAATTAGAAAGACGCAATGATCGAGAATTTGGCGGGCGTTTAGACCTAAAAAATGTAGGAGTTATGGGTCATTCTTTTGGCGGTTATGGAGCTTTAGCTGTAGCAGGTGCGACCCTTGATTTTAATCGATTAGAAGAAGTTTGTGGTCAAAGAATATGGGGGCCAAATTTGTCTTTAGTGTTGCAATGTCGCGCTTTAGATTTACCACGAAAAGACTATAATTTTCGAGATGAACGAGTAATATCTGCCCTAGTAATTAACCCAGTTACTAGCGTAATTTTTGGCGCAGAAGGGCTGTCTCAAGTGAAAATTCCTGTTATTTTAGGGGCAGGAAGCAGTGATCCAGCAACCCCTGCCGTGATTGAACAATTACAAGCATTTGTCTGGATTAATACAGATGATAAATATTTTGTTTTAGTCCAAGGACAAGCTCACGTCAACTTTTCTAAATTGGATGCAAGTATGAAAGCATTACTCGATTCTTTTCCTGATTTAACCATTCCTAAACAAGATATTATGGATCAATATGGTAATGCTCTATTAGTGGGATTTGCCGAGGTTTATATAGCCAAAAACGAAGCATTTAGACCATTTTTAACTTCAGCTTATGGAGAATATATTAGTCAAGAACCTAATACAATGTATTTGGTGGGATCTCAGGCTGAATTACCTCTAAGTCAATTATTTAATCGCTTAAGAGCATCAAGAATACCTCCCATTTTTCCTCGGAATATCCAACCCAATAATTAA
- the purQ gene encoding phosphoribosylformylglycinamidine synthase subunit PurQ translates to MKFGVIVFPGSNCDRDIATVTEGLLNQPTRMIWHQETDISDLDVIVIPGGFSYGDYLRCGAIARFSAIIPSVIEHANRGKLVLGICNGFQVLTEIGLLPGALIRNRDLHFICDRVSIRVENNHSPWTKAYSPHQVITLPIAHGEGRYYGDEDTLKGLEDNGQILFRYCAISGEITQESNPNGSLNNIAGITNKQGNVLGMMPHPERASDALTRSVEGLKLFEGLIEAKILVS, encoded by the coding sequence ATGAAATTTGGTGTTATTGTCTTCCCAGGGTCAAATTGCGATCGGGATATTGCCACGGTAACAGAAGGGTTATTAAACCAACCCACCCGCATGATTTGGCACCAAGAAACTGATATTTCTGATCTTGATGTCATTGTCATTCCTGGGGGTTTTAGTTATGGAGACTATCTCAGATGTGGGGCGATCGCACGTTTTTCGGCGATCATTCCCTCAGTGATCGAACACGCTAACCGAGGTAAATTAGTCTTAGGCATTTGTAACGGATTTCAGGTATTAACAGAAATCGGGTTATTACCAGGGGCCTTAATTCGTAACCGAGATTTACATTTTATCTGCGATCGCGTTTCCATCAGAGTCGAAAATAATCATTCACCTTGGACAAAAGCTTATTCCCCTCATCAAGTCATTACCCTACCCATTGCCCACGGAGAGGGGCGTTATTATGGGGATGAGGATACGCTAAAAGGGTTAGAAGATAACGGTCAAATTTTGTTTCGTTATTGTGCCATAAGTGGAGAAATAACCCAGGAAAGTAACCCCAATGGTTCCCTCAACAATATTGCCGGAATTACGAATAAACAGGGCAATGTTTTGGGGATGATGCCCCACCCAGAAAGGGCTTCAGATGCCCTTACTAGGTCAGTAGAGGGGCTAAAGTTGTTTGAAGGGTTAATTGAGGCAAAAATCTTGGTTTCTTAA